From Ignisphaera aggregans DSM 17230, the proteins below share one genomic window:
- a CDS encoding conserved hypothetical protein (KEGG: tpe:Tpen_1276 hypothetical protein~SPTR: A1RZP4 Putative uncharacterized protein): protein MAITAEAIVELFERDSRARKRLAELLVSEPDIRLAIINAVLRDVATKSDIERIRGEFDKIRGEYATKEDIGMLRNEIERIRGEYATKEDIKMLKGEIEKIRGEYATKEDVKILRDEMNILRSDVEKIRADLVDVRERLSKLEGIVS from the coding sequence GTGGCTATAACTGCTGAAGCTATTGTTGAACTCTTTGAGAGAGATTCTAGAGCTAGGAAGAGGCTTGCAGAACTCCTTGTTTCTGAACCCGATATCAGGTTAGCTATTATTAATGCTGTTCTAAGGGATGTTGCTACTAAGAGTGATATTGAGAGGATTAGAGGGGAGTTTGATAAGATTAGGGGTGAATATGCTACAAAGGAAGATATAGGGATGTTGAGGAATGAGATAGAGAGAATTAGAGGAGAATATGCAACTAAAGAAGATATAAAGATGTTGAAGGGTGAGATAGAGAAGATTAGAGGTGAGTATGCAACTAAGGAGGATGTAAAGATTTTGAGGGATGAAATGAATATTTTGAGAAGTGATGTTGAGAAGATCAGGGCTGATCTTGTAGATGTTAGGGAGAGGTTGTCTAAGTTGGAGGGAATAGTCTCATAG
- a CDS encoding conserved hypothetical protein (KEGG: tpe:Tpen_1276 hypothetical protein~SPTR: A1RZP4 Putative uncharacterized protein) has product MNDFDKRIDALDRRIDSLDKRIDSLDKRIDGLDKRLDYVAKISLTLTISVIATLIANIVLVYLSRFIH; this is encoded by the coding sequence ATGAATGATTTTGATAAGAGGATAGATGCACTGGACAGGAGGATAGATTCTCTCGATAAAAGAATAGATTCCCTTGATAAGAGAATTGATGGTCTGGATAAGAGGTTGGACTATGTAGCAAAAATCTCATTGACACTAACAATAAGCGTTATAGCAACATTGATAGCAAACATTGTATTGGTGTATCTATCAAGATTTATTCACTAG
- a CDS encoding Radical SAM domain protein (COGs: COG1180 Pyruvate-formate lyase-activating enzyme~InterPro IPR007197~KEGG: mka:MK1027 pyruvate-formate lyase-activating enzyme~PFAM: Radical SAM domain protein~SPTR: Q8TWK6 Pyruvate-formate lyase-activating enzyme~PFAM: Radical SAM superfamily), with amino-acid sequence MFSDTINRGERHNTSLSDPWSSICFIRYQGFEPCRCFVRTENGPEIPCRAGLRVWGGRLERLVYDIVLSRPEDYLSIYQSGCNHNCLKCHSWYFAQIAQGRWYSAEDLTRIVLEYREYVTVWKHRNRATMWHASDLCSHCGSCVIDGKRGPYCPGILRSDQVLLSPQGYGPARNIVSMTGGDLYCQPAFYIDFFRRIKREAPDMLIHIETNGYGLTPKNLELLYEADLDSIWLDMKAYSRNIYEYLCGTHNDWILELPAKIIDMGIILEIVLLYIPDLVEIEEIRALGRIIANVSRDIPTMLLAFFPQYLMSGYREPTIEEMVLAYKALREEGLRKVKVGNIGVFCKTSSCIDRLIDEIGREALAL; translated from the coding sequence GTGTTTTCTGATACAATCAATAGAGGAGAGAGGCATAACACATCTTTGAGTGATCCATGGAGTAGTATATGTTTCATAAGATATCAAGGTTTTGAGCCATGTAGATGTTTTGTTAGAACTGAGAATGGTCCGGAGATTCCATGTAGAGCTGGTCTCAGGGTTTGGGGTGGTAGGTTGGAGAGATTGGTTTATGATATAGTGCTATCGAGACCAGAAGACTATCTATCTATATATCAAAGTGGATGTAATCACAATTGTTTAAAGTGTCATAGCTGGTATTTTGCACAGATTGCACAGGGTAGATGGTATTCAGCAGAAGATTTGACTAGGATTGTACTAGAGTATAGGGAGTATGTAACTGTGTGGAAGCATCGTAATAGAGCTACTATGTGGCATGCATCTGATCTCTGTAGCCATTGTGGATCCTGTGTTATTGATGGGAAGAGAGGTCCTTACTGTCCAGGGATACTACGTTCGGACCAAGTTCTACTCTCACCACAGGGATATGGACCTGCTAGAAATATAGTTTCTATGACTGGAGGTGATCTTTATTGTCAACCTGCTTTCTATATAGATTTCTTTAGACGTATTAAGAGAGAAGCTCCAGATATGTTGATACATATAGAGACTAATGGCTATGGACTAACACCTAAGAATCTTGAGCTACTCTATGAAGCTGATCTTGATTCAATATGGCTTGATATGAAGGCATATAGCAGAAATATATATGAATATCTATGTGGAACACATAATGATTGGATACTTGAGCTCCCAGCAAAGATTATCGATATGGGTATAATCCTAGAAATCGTACTTCTATATATACCAGATCTTGTAGAGATAGAAGAGATAAGAGCCTTGGGAAGGATTATAGCAAATGTTTCTCGAGATATACCAACAATGCTATTAGCATTCTTCCCACAATATCTTATGTCAGGATATAGAGAACCTACTATAGAGGAAATGGTTCTAGCATATAAAGCTCTTAGAGAAGAAGGTTTAAGAAAAGTTAAGGTAGGGAATATAGGAGTCTTCTGTAAAACAAGTAGTTGTATAGATAGACTTATAGATGAAATTGGACGTGAAGCTCTTGCCCTATGA
- a CDS encoding Dinitrogenase iron-molybdenum cofactor biosynthesis protein (COGs: COG1433 conserved hypothetical protein~InterPro IPR003731~KEGG: tpe:Tpen_1519 dinitrogenase iron-molybdenum cofactor biosynthesis~PFAM: Dinitrogenase iron-molybdenum cofactor biosynthesis protein~SPTR: A1S0D6 Dinitrogenase iron-molybdenum cofactor biosynthesis~PFAM: Dinitrogenase iron-molybdenum cofactor), translating into MHSSRLGVMLCVSLSPCTESGGGLYVSPHFGRAQCFAIYEIYDDSIKMLAVEKNPIAPMEYGRGRGHIIIDMLLRYGVEGVIVYEIGSGAFYRLHEAGVKIFLVDRIMNIEEAVRLFKEGRLREASKPVERD; encoded by the coding sequence ATGCACAGTTCTAGACTAGGTGTTATGTTATGCGTATCGCTATCCCCCTGTACAGAATCTGGTGGAGGTCTCTATGTATCTCCACACTTTGGAAGAGCTCAGTGTTTTGCTATATATGAGATTTATGATGATAGTATTAAGATGTTAGCAGTGGAGAAAAATCCTATAGCACCTATGGAGTATGGCAGAGGTAGAGGACATATAATAATAGATATGCTACTAAGATATGGAGTCGAAGGAGTTATAGTCTATGAAATAGGTTCTGGTGCTTTCTATAGACTTCATGAAGCTGGGGTGAAGATATTCTTGGTAGATAGGATTATGAATATTGAAGAAGCTGTAAGGCTATTTAAAGAGGGGAGGCTTAGAGAAGCTAGCAAACCTGTGGAGAGAGATTAG